A single region of the Lactobacillus isalae genome encodes:
- a CDS encoding AraC family transcriptional regulator produces the protein MNTKLLDLLLEPSPIEIEQLRDHKFHSDIPKELQFSIQKQQKIPVLTSNLFKNQSIYVKKHNRFAPYPTHMHTFLELNYVLQGTVKEKVNNEFIVLKKGDLLLLNKGAIHSIAPLDKNDLMVNIIFNSQKSDFQNLIQQDHDYLKQVFLTTILKSNFLVFRHKNIDDSLKKLTNIIIEEYYFPKEYSTEILANLTNTYFLLLYRNIQTTSKFSTQHTENDILLILLHEIMENYNYISLTQVAEKYNYNKNYLSNLFSERLGQTFSQVLIKKRLSIAYNQLLTTNKSISDILTNVGFTNKTFFYKKFEKQFQMKPSEVRKNN, from the coding sequence ATGAATACTAAATTACTAGATCTTTTACTTGAGCCATCTCCAATTGAAATAGAACAGCTTCGAGACCATAAATTTCACAGTGATATACCAAAAGAACTCCAATTTTCTATCCAAAAACAACAAAAAATCCCAGTACTAACTTCAAATTTATTTAAAAATCAAAGTATATATGTTAAAAAACACAATAGATTTGCTCCTTATCCAACTCATATGCATACATTTTTAGAATTAAATTATGTTTTGCAAGGAACAGTAAAAGAAAAGGTTAACAACGAATTTATAGTACTAAAGAAGGGAGATTTACTTCTATTAAATAAAGGTGCTATTCACTCAATAGCACCTCTCGATAAAAATGATTTAATGGTCAATATAATTTTTAATAGTCAAAAGTCTGATTTTCAAAACTTAATTCAGCAAGATCATGATTATTTAAAACAGGTCTTTCTTACTACAATCTTGAAATCTAATTTTCTAGTTTTTCGTCACAAAAATATTGATGATTCTTTAAAAAAATTAACTAATATAATTATTGAAGAATATTATTTTCCTAAAGAATATAGTACAGAAATATTAGCTAATCTAACTAATACGTACTTTCTGCTACTCTATCGTAATATTCAAACTACTTCTAAATTTTCAACACAACATACTGAGAACGACATATTATTGATTCTTTTACATGAAATAATGGAAAACTATAACTATATTTCTCTAACCCAAGTAGCTGAAAAATATAATTACAATAAAAATTATTTAAGTAATTTGTTTTCAGAAAGACTAGGACAAACTTTCTCACAAGTTCTCATAAAAAAGAGATTATCTATCGCTTACAACCAATTACTCACTACCAACAAGTCTATATCAGATATTCTAACCAACGTTGGTTTTACTAATAAGACATTTTTCTATAAAAAATTTGAGAAACAATTTCAAATGAAACCTAGTGAAGTCAGAAAAAATAATTAA
- a CDS encoding family 78 glycoside hydrolase catalytic domain, translating into MSIFDGKWLTRRHVDYGKNAANYYQKNPTIKYFKKFNLAQVKQTKLRICALGYYVAYVNGKLVTQDVLNNEWTYYSKCKYFDEYDVTNLIHIGENKVEIELGSGMYNPFPLLFFAKHNLREGIKDTGEPKFILNLLADDKVLLTTDRTWKAVTGNRIFNNLYMGEYVDSHYQGQKIQIKTISLSQHDLSSFKKSFIPKVREFDSLPVKNMSESSKSLIVDFGETISGFLKIKINSKDTKKVIFRYCETKKDGKLDYATSFAGGIGAIEGVSGGPGAPKKIYEEDRLAVYPGTTDFKNEFTYHSFRYIEILGLSPREIVDIFAIPVHTNLARISDVKTNDKFLNTLYHVGVTTRLNNVHGIFEDCARERLQYGGDIVELLTSMLFTFDLSRFNRKVILDFVYGQTIAGGIPETAPYVGIESQGTGRGEGPLLWQLVLPYMLYKDYQFYEDKSWLNTYYSTIKKQYEYLMSWNLSDLAQRCIGDHGSPIITGFYDSTPDKIFVGYCTILMFNELKLKINHILGKETINLSNENKAIRKRIEKLYLNNDGSFGQGTQTSYAFALALNLGDRKKLERGLVQKIKENRKLFNCGIFGQSLLYTELHKMGEDSIVYDWLIQGSEVGFKSMLKSGDQVLKEKLRNNETSDSANHAMFASYLKWYYEALGGICVDEYAEGFDKIKINPYLTPKISNINTSLNTIHGLIKTSTKFEDSVFLYQVKLPRKIKYTVSDKLKKSECQKIVKNKEVILKFKI; encoded by the coding sequence ATGAGCATTTTTGATGGTAAATGGTTAACTAGGCGACATGTTGATTATGGAAAGAATGCAGCTAACTATTATCAAAAAAATCCAACTATAAAATATTTCAAAAAATTTAATCTAGCACAGGTTAAACAGACAAAGTTAAGAATATGCGCGTTGGGCTATTATGTTGCTTATGTTAATGGAAAACTTGTAACACAAGATGTCTTGAATAATGAATGGACGTATTACTCAAAATGTAAATATTTTGACGAGTATGATGTTACGAATTTAATTCATATTGGAGAAAATAAAGTAGAAATTGAATTAGGTAGTGGAATGTATAATCCATTTCCTTTGCTATTTTTTGCGAAACATAATTTAAGAGAAGGAATAAAAGATACCGGTGAGCCAAAATTTATATTAAATTTACTAGCAGATGATAAAGTTTTACTAACCACGGATCGTACTTGGAAGGCAGTAACTGGAAACAGAATATTTAATAATTTATATATGGGTGAATATGTAGACTCCCACTATCAAGGACAGAAGATACAAATTAAAACTATATCTTTATCTCAACATGATCTAAGTTCATTCAAAAAAAGTTTTATTCCTAAAGTACGAGAATTCGATTCTTTACCGGTAAAAAATATGAGCGAAAGCTCAAAAAGCTTAATAGTAGATTTTGGCGAAACCATCTCTGGCTTTTTAAAAATTAAAATTAATAGTAAAGATACGAAAAAAGTAATTTTTAGATATTGTGAAACTAAAAAAGATGGAAAGTTAGACTACGCGACATCATTTGCTGGAGGAATTGGAGCTATTGAAGGTGTGAGTGGTGGTCCAGGAGCACCGAAAAAAATTTATGAAGAAGATCGGCTCGCTGTTTATCCAGGTACGACGGATTTTAAAAATGAATTTACGTATCATTCTTTTCGATATATTGAAATTTTGGGCCTATCTCCTAGAGAAATTGTAGATATATTTGCTATTCCGGTTCATACTAATTTAGCTCGAATAAGTGATGTAAAGACAAATGATAAATTTTTAAATACTTTATATCATGTAGGTGTTACAACGAGATTGAACAATGTCCACGGAATTTTTGAGGACTGTGCTAGAGAACGTTTGCAGTATGGAGGAGACATAGTTGAATTGTTGACATCTATGCTTTTTACATTCGATCTAAGCAGATTTAATAGAAAAGTGATTCTTGATTTTGTTTATGGTCAAACAATAGCGGGTGGTATCCCTGAAACAGCACCTTATGTGGGAATAGAAAGTCAAGGTACCGGCCGAGGAGAAGGTCCTTTGCTTTGGCAGCTGGTACTTCCGTATATGTTGTATAAAGATTATCAATTTTATGAGGATAAGAGTTGGTTAAATACCTATTATTCAACAATAAAAAAGCAATATGAATATTTAATGAGCTGGAATTTATCTGATTTAGCTCAAAGATGCATTGGTGATCACGGAAGCCCAATTATTACTGGTTTTTATGATTCAACTCCAGATAAGATTTTTGTAGGTTATTGTACAATTCTTATGTTTAATGAACTTAAGTTAAAGATAAATCATATATTAGGTAAAGAAACTATTAATTTAAGTAATGAGAATAAAGCAATAAGAAAGAGAATAGAAAAATTATATTTAAATAATGATGGTTCATTTGGTCAAGGGACTCAAACGTCATATGCTTTTGCATTAGCACTTAATTTAGGTGATCGAAAGAAATTAGAAAGAGGATTAGTTCAAAAAATTAAAGAAAATCGAAAATTATTTAATTGTGGTATTTTTGGACAATCATTATTGTATACTGAGCTTCACAAGATGGGAGAAGATAGTATTGTTTATGACTGGCTAATCCAAGGTAGTGAAGTAGGATTTAAATCAATGCTTAAGAGTGGAGATCAAGTTTTAAAAGAAAAACTCAGAAATAATGAAACTTCTGATTCTGCTAATCATGCAATGTTTGCGAGTTATCTAAAATGGTATTATGAAGCTCTTGGTGGAATTTGTGTTGATGAATATGCAGAAGGATTTGACAAAATAAAAATCAATCCATATTTAACACCCAAGATTTCAAATATAAATACATCACTCAATACAATTCATGGTTTGATCAAAACGTCAACTAAATTTGAAGACTCAGTATTTTTATATCAAGTAAAGCTTCCACGGAAAATTAAATATACAGTATCCGATAAATTGAAAAAATCTGAGTGTCAGAAAATAGTAAAAAATAAGGAAGTAATTTTAAAATTTAAGATTTAA
- a CDS encoding alpha/beta hydrolase has protein sequence MRYFSQKISSPLSEKAVLDCYIQNTEKCAQGRKRPAIIICPGGGYEEIADREGEPIAIKMMSYGFQAFVLNYSLAPAHFPIALTELSTAIKDVRKNAKEFHIDPDAIWVAGFSAGGHLAASLGVYWHTDFLQKYGYQAEEIKPNGLLLGYPVITAGKYAHRGSIVNLLGKDKANEIEYLNEVSLELHVDRFTPPSFIWHTATDDVVPVNNSLMFANALKQNDIKFALTIYPEGGHGLSLGTIETAHKSGHDIVPCVTNWPEKFVEFAKNVGNTFLSERK, from the coding sequence ATGAGGTATTTTTCACAAAAAATAAGCTCACCACTTTCTGAAAAAGCAGTATTAGATTGCTATATTCAAAACACAGAGAAATGTGCTCAAGGTAGGAAAAGACCAGCAATTATTATTTGTCCTGGTGGGGGCTATGAAGAAATTGCAGATCGAGAAGGCGAGCCAATTGCAATTAAGATGATGTCTTATGGATTTCAAGCTTTTGTATTGAATTATAGCCTAGCACCGGCACATTTTCCGATAGCCTTAACTGAATTAAGTACTGCAATAAAAGATGTTAGAAAAAATGCTAAAGAATTTCATATTGATCCAGATGCTATTTGGGTAGCGGGATTTTCTGCTGGAGGTCATTTAGCAGCGAGCTTAGGAGTTTATTGGCATACGGATTTTCTACAAAAATATGGTTATCAAGCTGAAGAAATTAAACCTAATGGATTATTGCTAGGTTACCCTGTAATTACAGCAGGTAAGTATGCTCACCGAGGATCAATTGTTAATTTGCTAGGTAAAGACAAAGCAAATGAAATTGAGTATTTAAATGAAGTATCTTTAGAGTTGCATGTAGATAGATTTACCCCACCAAGTTTCATTTGGCATACAGCAACAGATGATGTTGTACCTGTAAATAATAGTTTAATGTTTGCGAACGCTTTGAAACAAAATGATATCAAATTTGCTTTGACCATTTATCCAGAAGGTGGTCATGGATTAAGCTTGGGGACTATTGAAACAGCCCATAAAAGTGGTCACGATATTGTTCCTTGCGTAACAAATTGGCCAGAAAAATTTGTTGAATTTGCTAAAAATGTAGGAAATACCTTTCTGAGTGAAAGGAAATGA
- a CDS encoding MFS transporter yields the protein MDAMSDEQPLAVKVNGGKPIPKFGLRDKIGYAFGDVGTTFLMGILASFESIYFTNVLGISPVISGTILSVTTIVGAFTDLAVGRMADKRHLGKKGRFHPWIKSMKWALGLSVLLIYMPFIQSWSMGAKITYISCASIFYIACLSAFNIPYGSLAAAISSDPDDRTSLSIYRSVGSAIGAGGTGFVLPYLVYTTSKTGQQILSGTRLFYCAIGCFVLAMICYTIMYTLTTERVVVEHKNPVKGGKLAASLFKDRALISFLVAEIVIVLSTSFSSFLTTYMFSTYFQSKQALSIALLFNYANTIVLSFFAKPLASKFGKKKIVSIALFMSSILYLIVYIMQIHNVWLYLVLSFFTTLCFSMFNIMTWAFMTDVIDYHQYVSGMREDGTIYSVNMFGRKIAQTLNSFFSGAILTAIGYKASTTGSLTQSPEVLKGIYALATLVPFVLLMIGALILTFWYPLSKKELEKVSAKLKVVNKTNKE from the coding sequence ATGGATGCAATGAGTGATGAACAACCATTGGCCGTAAAAGTTAATGGCGGAAAACCAATACCTAAGTTTGGGTTGAGAGATAAAATTGGTTATGCTTTTGGTGATGTTGGGACTACCTTTTTAATGGGAATTTTAGCCTCTTTTGAATCAATTTATTTTACTAACGTTTTGGGAATTTCGCCAGTTATTAGCGGGACGATCTTATCAGTTACAACAATTGTTGGTGCATTTACTGATTTAGCTGTTGGTAGAATGGCTGATAAGCGTCATTTAGGAAAGAAAGGACGTTTCCATCCTTGGATTAAATCAATGAAGTGGGCATTAGGCTTGTCAGTTTTGTTGATCTATATGCCTTTTATTCAAAGCTGGTCAATGGGAGCAAAAATTACATATATTTCATGTGCAAGTATTTTTTATATTGCTTGTTTATCGGCTTTTAATATTCCATATGGATCATTAGCTGCAGCGATTAGTTCTGATCCAGATGATAGAACATCTCTTTCAATTTATCGTAGCGTAGGGTCTGCTATTGGTGCTGGCGGTACAGGCTTTGTTTTACCATATCTTGTTTACACAACTTCAAAGACTGGACAACAAATTTTATCTGGTACGCGGTTATTCTACTGTGCAATAGGTTGTTTTGTATTAGCTATGATTTGCTACACTATTATGTATACTTTAACCACTGAAAGAGTTGTGGTTGAACATAAAAATCCAGTTAAAGGTGGAAAATTAGCTGCTTCATTATTTAAAGATCGTGCTTTAATTTCATTTTTAGTTGCAGAAATTGTTATTGTTTTATCAACTAGTTTTTCATCATTCTTAACTACTTATATGTTTTCAACTTACTTCCAAAGTAAGCAAGCTTTATCAATTGCATTGCTGTTTAACTATGCTAATACGATTGTGCTGTCATTCTTTGCAAAACCATTAGCTTCAAAATTTGGTAAAAAGAAAATTGTTTCAATTGCATTATTTATGTCATCAATTTTGTATTTGATTGTTTATATTATGCAGATTCACAATGTATGGCTTTACTTAGTTTTAAGTTTTTTTACCACTCTATGTTTCTCTATGTTTAATATTATGACTTGGGCCTTTATGACTGATGTTATCGATTATCATCAATATGTTTCAGGGATGCGTGAAGACGGGACTATTTATAGTGTAAATATGTTTGGACGTAAAATTGCACAAACCTTGAATTCTTTCTTTAGTGGTGCAATTTTGACAGCCATTGGCTATAAAGCATCAACAACTGGTAGTTTGACTCAATCACCAGAAGTTTTAAAAGGAATTTATGCTTTAGCAACATTAGTTCCATTTGTTTTATTAATGATCGGCGCTTTAATTTTAACTTTCTGGTATCCATTAAGTAAAAAAGAATTAGAGAAAGTATCCGCAAAACTAAAGGTGGTTAATAAGACTAATAAAGAATAG
- a CDS encoding PTS sugar transporter subunit IIC encodes MNTGKIQQKLGKITSFFNSNVYIQAIKDGMLAYVPFTIIASVFLIIGTFPIPAVAQWMASLFHLTTAQFAAKLNIVNDASLVIGGLIVLIAISKNLADQMKLDMMPVILTTLVAFFILTPYQQDKAGNNLLNVAHVGAQSIFLAIIVAILAAIIYRWVARKGITIKLPSSVPPAVSKPFESIVPSLAVITTFWIIRLCLDQFSGKSALDLINVFLGTPLKAIGGSLIGVLLAKTFAQFLWFFGIHGDSIVNGVMTPVLQVLQDQNKTATLAHHTAPNIICQSFWDQYVQIGVIGAIIAIAIVAHSARYKALKKVALVPYIFNIGEPTLFGIPLMLDITYFVPLVFSNAAAIIISYTAFALKLVPVPSGLVQVPWTTPVLVSGFLVTGSWTGALLQLIDVIVVTLIWIPFVKIADRKILAKEGE; translated from the coding sequence ATGAATACAGGAAAAATTCAGCAAAAGCTCGGAAAAATTACGAGTTTCTTTAATTCGAATGTTTATATTCAAGCAATTAAAGATGGGATGCTGGCATACGTTCCATTCACAATTATTGCATCTGTATTTTTGATAATAGGAACGTTTCCAATACCTGCAGTTGCGCAATGGATGGCTTCATTGTTTCATTTAACGACCGCTCAATTTGCTGCTAAATTAAACATTGTAAATGATGCAAGTTTAGTAATTGGTGGATTAATTGTTTTGATAGCAATTTCTAAAAACTTAGCTGATCAAATGAAATTAGACATGATGCCTGTAATATTAACAACTTTAGTGGCCTTTTTTATTTTGACGCCTTATCAGCAAGATAAAGCGGGTAATAATTTATTAAACGTTGCTCATGTCGGTGCTCAATCAATTTTTCTAGCCATTATTGTAGCTATTCTTGCTGCTATTATATATAGATGGGTTGCTAGGAAAGGTATAACAATTAAATTACCTAGTTCAGTTCCACCAGCAGTTTCAAAACCATTTGAATCAATCGTTCCATCATTAGCTGTAATTACAACTTTTTGGATTATTAGATTATGTTTAGATCAGTTTTCTGGAAAAAGTGCCCTTGATTTGATTAATGTCTTTTTGGGAACGCCATTAAAGGCGATTGGTGGATCATTAATCGGAGTATTATTAGCTAAAACTTTTGCACAGTTTTTATGGTTCTTTGGTATTCATGGAGATAGTATTGTAAATGGTGTAATGACACCAGTATTGCAGGTATTACAAGATCAAAATAAAACAGCTACTTTAGCACATCACACTGCTCCAAATATTATTTGTCAAAGCTTTTGGGATCAATATGTTCAAATTGGTGTTATTGGTGCAATTATAGCTATTGCTATTGTCGCTCATAGTGCAAGGTATAAAGCATTAAAGAAAGTAGCTTTAGTTCCTTACATTTTTAATATTGGTGAGCCTACCTTATTTGGTATTCCTTTAATGTTAGATATTACATATTTTGTTCCACTTGTATTTAGTAACGCTGCTGCAATTATTATTTCATATACTGCATTTGCATTGAAGTTAGTTCCAGTGCCTAGTGGCTTAGTACAAGTTCCATGGACCACTCCTGTATTAGTTAGTGGATTTCTAGTAACCGGTAGTTGGACTGGAGCTTTATTACAATTGATAGATGTAATTGTAGTAACTTTAATTTGGATTCCTTTTGTAAAAATTGCTGATAGAAAAATTTTGGCTAAGGAAGGAGAATAA
- a CDS encoding beta-galactosidase codes for MKIFFIQNNDNIVINPSRILDLIKQKFSPSSNFEIKSLTYKGNKWKKTDINQDDVVILGLGHLFNPEYVRGDIKAQVSYFLKKKVKVALATEYRYFNYYQNYFDKDSDGMAIHNLAWKNRLPVLDVYSFLNSWYLSDVRKQSDLESVKYSDNEQQLKSGIKQQLFENFISNWLYRKFIKPNRSQYLYGASIYPEVWSDEINEEDMDHMEKIGFNTVRIGEFFWSKLEPEENHYNMEYLRNLLEKLKRHHLNVILGIPSPTPPRWFTLHYPEARIVNKDGQVDEHGSRQHVCTNNLIFRKKVYGLTKKITKVVNEFDNIVAIQIDNEYKCHVDQCFCKSCQKLWPRWLKEKYGTIDNLNKSWGTDLWSERYPSFDSVVMPTETPFTHNTGLENTFADFTADTINDFASGTIQILIANTQVPITHNSSMNFNLNNFELFNQLDIAGYDTYPRFDQYWNFPINLDLFRNIKNNNNFYLLETCTSHVGYIGNYVSPYPKGYLPTEVFLGYAAGLNSILYWPYRAQRVGVEQTHSAVVTQAGAPDLGYDDVLKGQRILNKIKPILEKTTIKKSKVAIIYSDETKRRMNTESGGMYQYRSIFTKVYEAITRRGISVEVIQQNADFNKFNCILAPYIRSVDEKLLTKFKDFTEKGGQLILGPLTGDRTFEGNWHNNDNGLGQLGIWLGVKNVVQYLSSEEKTAARVQIGEKEDRFDGLVTLFDTNHEIQEVKTVAPVAGKRSITYQNKNVIYIGGMPEDCMKSCFWDYVINKYIKPNSEQIVEQMDDGIYKYERENDEFVYIFIANMSDKGRDIRVDKEKILNENNEEIGVGLHKFEPYTYQIFKFRKRGNKYGCNE; via the coding sequence TTGAAAATATTTTTTATACAAAATAATGACAATATTGTGATAAATCCATCACGTATTTTGGATTTAATTAAGCAAAAATTTTCTCCCTCAAGTAATTTTGAAATAAAGAGTTTAACGTATAAAGGCAACAAATGGAAAAAAACTGATATTAATCAAGATGATGTTGTTATCCTAGGATTAGGTCATTTATTTAACCCAGAATATGTAAGAGGTGATATAAAAGCTCAAGTTAGTTATTTCTTGAAGAAAAAAGTTAAAGTCGCTCTTGCAACAGAGTATCGTTATTTTAATTATTATCAAAATTATTTTGATAAAGATTCCGATGGAATGGCTATTCATAATCTAGCCTGGAAAAATAGATTACCGGTTTTAGATGTATACAGTTTTCTTAATTCATGGTATTTAAGTGATGTTAGAAAACAGAGTGATTTAGAATCCGTTAAATATAGCGATAATGAACAGCAACTCAAGTCAGGTATAAAGCAACAATTATTTGAAAATTTTATTTCTAATTGGTTATATCGTAAATTTATTAAACCTAATCGCTCTCAATACTTATATGGAGCCTCAATTTATCCTGAAGTATGGAGTGATGAAATCAATGAAGAAGATATGGACCATATGGAAAAGATTGGTTTTAATACGGTTCGAATTGGTGAATTTTTCTGGAGTAAATTAGAACCAGAAGAAAATCACTATAATATGGAATATCTTCGAAACTTATTAGAGAAATTAAAGAGGCATCATCTTAATGTGATCTTGGGAATTCCATCCCCAACTCCCCCTCGATGGTTTACTCTACATTATCCAGAAGCGAGAATAGTTAACAAAGACGGTCAAGTTGATGAGCATGGTTCAAGACAGCATGTTTGTACGAATAATTTGATTTTTAGAAAGAAGGTTTATGGGTTAACTAAGAAAATCACGAAGGTAGTTAATGAATTTGATAATATAGTCGCTATTCAAATTGATAATGAATATAAGTGTCACGTTGATCAATGTTTCTGTAAGTCATGTCAGAAATTATGGCCGAGGTGGCTAAAAGAAAAGTATGGAACAATTGATAATTTGAATAAATCTTGGGGCACAGATCTATGGAGTGAAAGATATCCAAGTTTTGATTCAGTAGTTATGCCAACTGAAACGCCCTTTACGCATAATACAGGTTTAGAAAATACTTTTGCTGATTTTACCGCAGATACAATTAATGATTTTGCTTCAGGTACAATTCAAATACTAATTGCTAATACTCAAGTGCCGATAACTCATAATTCTTCAATGAATTTTAACTTGAATAATTTTGAATTGTTTAATCAATTAGATATTGCGGGATACGACACTTATCCTAGGTTTGATCAATATTGGAACTTCCCTATTAATTTAGATTTATTTAGAAATATTAAAAATAACAACAACTTTTACTTATTAGAGACATGTACTTCTCATGTTGGATATATTGGTAACTATGTTTCGCCTTATCCTAAAGGATATCTTCCGACAGAAGTATTCCTGGGATATGCGGCTGGATTAAATTCAATTTTATATTGGCCATACAGAGCCCAACGTGTCGGAGTTGAACAAACGCATAGTGCAGTTGTTACACAAGCAGGAGCCCCAGATTTAGGTTATGACGATGTTTTGAAAGGTCAAAGAATTTTAAATAAGATAAAGCCAATTTTAGAAAAAACTACTATTAAAAAATCTAAAGTAGCCATTATTTATTCTGATGAAACAAAACGTAGAATGAATACCGAATCTGGTGGAATGTATCAATATCGCTCAATCTTTACCAAAGTATACGAAGCAATTACAAGACGTGGAATATCAGTTGAAGTAATTCAGCAAAATGCAGATTTTAATAAGTTTAATTGTATTCTTGCTCCGTATATTCGCTCAGTTGATGAAAAATTATTAACTAAATTCAAGGATTTTACAGAAAAAGGTGGACAGTTAATTTTAGGACCTTTGACAGGAGATAGAACCTTTGAAGGAAATTGGCACAATAATGATAATGGCTTAGGGCAACTAGGAATTTGGCTAGGTGTAAAAAATGTCGTCCAATATCTTTCTAGTGAAGAAAAGACCGCTGCTCGAGTTCAAATAGGCGAAAAAGAGGACAGGTTTGATGGCTTAGTTACTTTATTTGATACTAATCATGAAATACAAGAAGTAAAGACAGTCGCCCCTGTAGCAGGAAAGAGATCAATTACTTATCAAAATAAAAATGTAATCTACATAGGTGGAATGCCAGAAGATTGTATGAAAAGTTGTTTTTGGGATTATGTAATTAATAAATATATTAAACCAAACAGTGAGCAAATTGTTGAACAAATGGATGATGGTATCTATAAATATGAACGAGAAAATGATGAATTTGTGTATATATTTATTGCCAATATGTCTGATAAAGGTAGGGATATTCGAGTAGATAAAGAAAAAATACTTAACGAAAATAATGAAGAAATAGGTGTAGGATTACATAAATTTGAACCATACACATATCAAATTTTTAAATTCAGAAAGAGAGGAAATAAATATGGATGCAATGAGTGA